One Xyrauchen texanus isolate HMW12.3.18 chromosome 34, RBS_HiC_50CHRs, whole genome shotgun sequence genomic window carries:
- the LOC127627767 gene encoding interferon-inducible GTPase 5-like, with product MATSEDYTVMTQEELEELKELISTQDLSSAVDTIKHFLDQQDRVELNIAVTGESGSGKSTFINAFRGLEDDDEDAAETGEVETTTEPKAYKHPKYENVKLWDLPGTGTLKYLKLVQFERYDFFIIIASDRFRECHADLAKEIKRMKKNFYFVRSKIDSSIDAERRKKHFDEKKTLDIIREDCVNGLREIGVEDPVVFLISGRDLNNYDFNSLHERMKTELPQHKRHVLMLTVLNITTEITERKKKSLEKDISRVALLSAGAAAVPVPGLSVAVDIALLVYEIQKYKTAFGLDDESLERISERSGKSIEIVKSVMKSGVRVGMDKDIILNLLCKSFVLLVKHTVQFQLIVHFKHILGYVAAAGLSYVTVSYMLKKVLNDAAEDVRNVLMISLRYCTSIHNYLW from the exons ATGGCTACATCAGAAGATTACACTGTTATGACTCAGGAGGAGCTGGAAGAACTTAAAGAATTGATATCTACTCAGGATTTGTCATCAGCTGTTGACACCATCAAACATTTCCTCGACCAGCAAGATCGTGTTGAACTTAATATTGCTGTGACGGGGGAATCTGGTTCTGGAAAGTCCACATTTATCAATGCTTTTAGGGGTTTGGAAGATGACGATGAGGATGCAGCTGAAACTGGTGAAGTGGAGACCACTACAGAACCCAAAGCTTACAAACacccaaaatatgaaaatgtgaaaCTCTGGGATCTTCCTGGAACCGGAACACTAAAGTACCTTAAACTTGTTCAGTTTGAGCGCTATGATTTTTTCATCATCATCGCTTCAGATCGTTTCAGAGAATGTCACGCTGACCTGGCCAAAGAGATCAAGAGAATGAAGAAGAATTTCTATTTTGTTCGTTCCAAGATTGACTCCAGTATTGAtgctgaaagaagaaagaaacacTTTGATGAGAAAAAGACGCTGGACATCATACGAGAGGACTGTGTCAACG GTCTGAGAGAGATCGGTGTAGAGGATCCTGTTGTGTTCTTGATTTCTGGCAGGGATCTCAACAACTATGATTTTAATTCACTGCATGAGAGGATGAAGACTGAGCTCCCACAACACAAGAGACATGTGCTGATGTTGACTGTACTGAATATCACAACAGAGATTACTGAGAGAAAGAAGAAATCTCTAGAGAAAGACATTTCAAGAGTAGCTTTATTATCTGCTGGTGCGGCTGCAGTTCCTGTTCCTGGTCTTTCAGTCGCTGTAGATATAGCTCTGTTAGTATATGAGATACAAAAGTACAAGACTGCATTTGGTCTGGATGATGAATCTCTGGAGAGGATCAGTGAAAGATCTGGGAAGAGTATTGAGATTGTAAAGAGTGTGATGAAATCAGGAGTGCGTGTTGGAATGGACAAAGATATCATCTTAAACCTGCTGTGTAAAAGCTTTGTTCTTTTAGTAAAACATACTGTTCAGTTTCAGTTGATTGTtcactttaaacacattttaggCTATGTGGCGGCTGCAGGATTGTCTTATGTGACAGTTTCATACATGCTGAAGAAAGTTCTGAATGATGCAGCAGAAGATGTCAGGAATGTGCTGATGATCTCACTGAGATACTGTACCAGCATTCATAACTATCTGTGGTAA
- the LOC127627765 gene encoding interferon-inducible GTPase 5-like codes for MASKLSEEDFSCPVCCDIFENPVVLSCNHNVCKKCIQKFWESKESKECPVCRRRSSMDLLPPNLALKRLCESFRTDKTHKAVIDNKMATSEDYPIITPKDLEKLKVSISTQDLPSAFETMMHFLDQQDRVELNIAVTGESGSGKSTFINAFRGLGGKDEDSAKTGVVETTKEPKAYKHPKYKNVKFWDLPGIGTLKFKAQEYLKHVQFERYDFFIIIASDRFRKCHADLAKEIKRMKKNFYFVRSKIDSSIVGAKRRKNFDEKKTLDIIREDCVNGLREIGVEDPVVFLISSWHLNNYDFNSLQERMATELPQHKRHVLTLPVLNIAMEIIERKKKSLEKDISRVALLSAGAAAVPVPGLSVAVDIVLIVNEIQKYKTAFGLDKESLKRISVRSGKSIEFLTSVMKSIVCQGITTASIILLLRQSSLYVAEEAVESVLSFIPIIGSVLAAGLSFVAVSYMLKKILNEIAEDGRNVLLASQNNPM; via the exons ATGGCGTCTAAACTTTCTGAGGAGGATTTCTCTTGTCCTGTGTGCtgtgacatttttgaaaatcctgTTGTCCTGTCCTGTAATCACAATGTGTGTAAAAAGTGTATTCAGAAGTTTTGGGAAAGTAAAGAATCTAAAGAATGTCCAGTTTGCAGAAGAAGATCGTCAATGGATTTACTTCCACCAAATTTAGCTTTGAAGAGGTTGTGTGAGAGTTTCAGGACAGACAAAACTCACAAAGCTGTGATCGATAATAAG ATGGCTACATCAGAAGATTACCCTATCATAACTCCGAAGGATctggaaaaactaaaagtttcaaTATCTACTCAGGATCTGCCATCAGCTTTTGAAACCATGATGCATTTCCTCGACCAGCAAGATCGTGTTGAACTTAATATTGCAGTGACGGGGGAATCTGGTTCTGGAAAGTCCACATTTATCAATGCTTTTAGGGGTTTGGGAGGTAAAGACGAGGATTCAGCTAAAACTGGTGTAGTGGAGACCACTAAAGAACCCAAAGCTTACAAACacccaaaatataaaaatgtgaaatTCTGGGATCTTCCTGGAATCGGAACACTAAAGTTCAAAGCTCAAGAGTATCTTAAACACGTTCAGTTTGAGCGCTATGATTTTTTCATCATCATCGCTTCAGATCGTTTCAGAAAATGTCACGCTGACTTGGCCAAAGAGATCAAGAGAATGAAGAAGAATTTCTATTTTGTTCGTTCCAAGATTGACTCCAGTATTGTTGGGGCAAAGCGAAGAAAAAACTTTGATGAGAAAAAGACACTGGACATCATACGAGAGGACTGTGTTAACG GTCTGAGAGAGATCGGTGTAGAGGATCCTGTTGTGTTCTTGATTTCTAGTTGGCATCTCAACAACTATGATTTTAATTCACTGCAGGAGAGGATGGCAACTGAACTCCCACAACACAAGAGACATGTGCTGACGTTGCCTGTACTGAATATAGCCATGGAGATTATTGAGAGAAAGAAGAAATCTCTAGAGAAAGACATTTCAAGAGTAGCTTTATTATCTGCTGGTGCAGCTGCAGTTCCTGTTCCTGGTCTTTCAGTCGCTGTAGATATAGTTCTGATAGTAAATGAGATACAAAAGTACAAGACTGCATTTGGTCTGGATAAAGAATCTCTGAAGAGGATCAGTGTAAGATCTGGGAAGAGTATTGAGTTTCTTACAAGTGTGATGAAATCAATTGTGTGTCAAGGAATAACTACTGCTTCAATTATTCTTCTGCTGAGACAAAGCTCTCTTTATGTAGCAGAAGAAGCTGTTGAGAGTGTTCTTAGTTTTATACCCATTATAGGATCTGTTTTGGCTGCAGGATTGTCTTTTGTGGCAGTTTCATACATGCTGAAGAAAATTCTGAATGAAATAGCAGAAGATGGCAGGAATGTGCTTCTGGCATCACAAAATAATCCCATGTAA